In Clarias gariepinus isolate MV-2021 ecotype Netherlands chromosome 9, CGAR_prim_01v2, whole genome shotgun sequence, a single window of DNA contains:
- the prrg1 gene encoding transmembrane gamma-carboxyglutamic acid protein 1: MGAVFLSADAAHVVLRRLPRANAFLEEMKQGNIQRECREEICNYEEAREAFENNEKTRRFWEEYQRESSPTPGGFQSIVGGGNSLYLVLPLLLLLLLVAAVSITVWRCHVRKRSQRSPAIGQRDSALAVVSLDQWGQSYQPDPVYSGDDITPGQMSLADPPPSYEEAVGHMDVHVVAEPPPQYDDIMRDYVSNAVIGQAK, translated from the exons ATGGGAGCTG TGTTCCTGTCAGCGGATGCAGCGCATGTCGTGCTGAGGAGGCTCCCGAGGGCCAACGCCTTCCTGGAGGAGATGAAACAGGGAAACATCCAGCGTGAGTGCAGGGAGGAGATCTGTAACTACGAGGAGGCACGAGAGGCTTTCGAGAACAACGAGAAGACG CGGCGATTCTGGGAGGAGTATCAGCGGGAGAGCAGCCCCACGCCCGGAGGATTTCAGTCCATAGTGGGTGGAGGCAACTCCCTGTACCTTGTCTTGCccctactgctgctgctgctgcttgtcGCCGCCGTCTCAATCACCGTGTGGAGGTGCCACGTGCGCAAAAGATCCCAGCGCAGCCCCGCTATCGGACAGAGAGACTCCGCCCTTGCCGTCGTTTCCTTGGATCAGTGGGGGCAGAGCTACCAGCCTGACCCTGTTTACTCGGGTGATGACATCACACCTGGGCAGATGAGCCTTGCGGATCCTCCTCCGTCTTACGAGGAAGCCGTGGGTCACATGGACGTCCACGTCGTGGCGGAACCTCCACCCCAGTACGATGACATCATGAGAGATTATGTGAGCAACGCTGTGATTGGGCAGGCCAAGTGA
- the cpox gene encoding oxygen-dependent coproporphyrinogen-III oxidase, mitochondrial, which translates to MTSLLSTLNRGLRCTARLCRVSQPRVEYKPHFIAGGRWSARCSSRFTHASETARASGAYRTGVLVATGAFGILAAGVCHLRQAEMATRLVGKKPEGVRGGGGEEEEGDVAQRCKRFMSPPVTDVRVLEQRKSDMSSRMEMMIMETQAEFCRALEEVDGGTFKVDRWTRQEGGGGISCVLQDSKVFEKAGVNISVVSGQLSEEAAKQMRSRGKSLKSKDGKLPFTAMGVSSVIHPKNPHIPTVHFNYRYFEVEDADGNKQWWFGGGTDLTPVYINKDDAALFHGVLREACDKHNPQYYPDFKKWCDRYFFIKHRNESRGIGGIFFDDLDGPSQEEAFSFVKSCAKTVVPCYLPIVRKHLNDKFTQEEKDWQQIRRGRYVEFNLVYDRGVKFGLATPGSRIESIIMCLPLTARWEYMHEPPQGTKEAEMLKVLRNPIEWI; encoded by the exons atgacttctTTGCTGTCCACTTTAAACAGAGGTTTACGCTGTACAGCGCGGCTCTGCAGGGTGTCCCAGCCCCGGGTCGAGTATAAACCTCACTTTATTGCGGGGGGCCGATGGTCCGCGCGGTGCTCGTCGAGGTTCACACACGCCTCCGAGACGGCGCGCGCTTCAGGTGCGTACAGGACAGGTGTGCTCGTGGCCACCGGCGCGTTCGGGATCCTGGCCGCCGGGGTTTGTCACCTGCGCCAGGCGGAGATGGCGACCAGGCTGGTGGGGAAGAAGCCGGAGGGGgtaagaggaggaggaggagaggaggaggaaggagaCGTCGCGCAGAGGTGCAAGAGGTTCATGTCCCCGCCGGTCACCGACGTGCGCGTGCTGGAGCAGAGGAAGAGCGACATGAGCAGCAGGATGGAGATGATGATCATGGAGACCCAGGCTGAGTTCTGCAGGGCGCTGGAGGAGGTGGACGGGGGAACCTTCAAGGTGGACCGCTGGACCCGTCAGGAAG GTGGCGGCGGGATCAGCTGTGTGTTACAGGACAGTAAGGTGTTCGAGAAGGCCGGCGTGAACATCTCGGTGGTGTCCGGTCAACTGTCGGAAGAAGCGGCCAAGCAGATGCGCAGCCGCGGGAAGTCGCTGAAATCGAAAGACG GGAAGCTGCCCTTTACTGCCATGGGCGTCAGCAGCGTGATCCACCCGAAAAACCCCCACATTCCCACAGTGCACTTCAACTACAGATATTTCGAGGTGGAGGACGCAGACG gCAATAAGCAGTGGTGGTTTGGAGGAGGAACTGATCTGACTCCGGTTTACATTAACAAAGACGACGCCGCTCTTTTCCACGGTGTTCTCCGTGAAGCCTGTGACAAGCACAACCCTCAGTATTACCCCGACTTCAAAAAATG GTGCGATCGTTACTTCTTCATCAAGCATCGTAACGAGTCCCGGGGTATCGGTGGGATTTTCTTTGACGACCTGGACGGTCCGAGTCAGGAAGAGGCGTTCAGCTTTGTGAAGAGCTGCGCCAAGACGGTGGTGCCGTGCTACCTGCCGATTGTCCGCAAACACCTCAACGACAAGTTCACGCAGGAGGAGAAGGACTGGCAGCAGATCAGACGCGGCAG gtatGTGGAGTTTAACCTGGTGTACGATCGCGGCGTCAAGTTCGGCCTCGCTACCCCCGGCTCCAGGATTGAGAGCATCATCATGTGTCTACCTCTCACAGCACG ATGGGAATACATGCATGAGCCCCCTCAAGGCACCAAAGAAGCTGAGATGCTGAAAGTTTTACGCAACCCCATAGAGTGGATCTGA